A genomic segment from Lignipirellula cremea encodes:
- a CDS encoding ADP-ribosylglycohydrolase family protein — protein MELKPQDVAGDRAQDAIVGALLGMAVGDALGLPYEGLSRRRGGRLLGEPDRFRFLSGRGMISDDTEHACMVAQALIASGDDVDLFSRELAGLLRGWLLGLPAGTGLATLKAAAKLCAGVSPDRSGLFSAGNGPAMRSPMLGAAVTDRDLLRRLVKASTRITHTDPKAEYGSWAIALASRLASGGTVVEPAAFRLELANSLAGEPAEELLQRVDRARESSSQGQTTLAFADSLGLQHGVSGYINNTVPVVLHAWFRHPRDLPAAVQAVIRCGGDADTTAAIVGGVVGCGVGKNGVPAAWRQGLWEWPRTIAWMTQLAETLADCRARRQTQIPPRLPLYRLLPRNLLFLGIVLGWGFRRLLPPY, from the coding sequence ATGGAGCTGAAACCTCAGGACGTCGCCGGCGATCGAGCGCAGGATGCGATTGTCGGAGCGCTGCTCGGTATGGCGGTCGGCGACGCGCTCGGCTTGCCGTACGAAGGACTAAGCCGGCGCCGCGGCGGGCGACTGCTGGGCGAGCCCGATCGTTTCCGCTTTCTTTCGGGACGCGGCATGATCTCCGACGACACGGAGCACGCTTGCATGGTTGCGCAGGCGCTGATCGCATCGGGCGACGACGTCGATCTGTTTTCGCGAGAGCTCGCCGGGCTTCTCCGTGGGTGGCTGCTGGGCTTGCCGGCCGGCACGGGGCTCGCCACGCTCAAGGCGGCTGCAAAACTGTGCGCTGGCGTTTCGCCGGACCGCAGCGGCCTGTTCTCTGCCGGCAACGGTCCGGCCATGCGAAGCCCGATGCTGGGAGCCGCCGTCACGGATCGGGACCTGCTGCGACGCCTGGTAAAGGCCTCCACCCGGATCACGCATACCGATCCCAAAGCCGAGTACGGCAGCTGGGCGATTGCTCTCGCGTCTCGCCTGGCCAGCGGAGGCACGGTGGTGGAGCCGGCCGCCTTCCGATTGGAACTAGCGAACAGCCTGGCAGGGGAGCCGGCCGAGGAACTGCTGCAGCGGGTTGACCGGGCGCGCGAGAGTTCCTCGCAGGGGCAGACGACGCTCGCGTTCGCCGATTCCCTGGGGCTGCAGCACGGGGTGAGCGGCTACATTAACAACACCGTGCCGGTGGTGCTGCACGCCTGGTTTCGCCATCCGCGGGACCTGCCGGCGGCGGTCCAGGCGGTGATCCGTTGCGGCGGCGATGCGGATACAACGGCCGCGATTGTTGGCGGCGTGGTGGGCTGCGGCGTGGGGAAGAACGGCGTCCCCGCGGCCTGGCGGCAGGGGCTGTGGGAATGGCCGCGGACGATCGCCTGGATGACGCAGCTGGCGGAGACGCTCGCCGACTGTCGGGCCCGCCGGCAGACCCAGATTCCGCCCCGGCTGCCGCTGTATCGTTTGCTGCCGCGGAACTTGCTGTTCCTGGGGATCGTACTCGGCTGGGGATTTCGCCGCTTGCTCCCGCCGTACTGA
- a CDS encoding ABC-F family ATP-binding cassette domain-containing protein yields the protein MAVLFQIKGASKSYGDQVLLDDANATITDDTKVGFVGRNGAGKSTLLRVLLGEEELDKGEVIRHPRLRLGYLRQHDPFLPGESSLDFLMRDSGQPDWKCGEVAGRFEVKNDYLEGPIAKLSGGWQTRVKLAALLLHEPNLLLLDEPTNFLDLRTQILLEHFLKEYRETCLIVSHDRAFLHATCNQTLDLTRGKLTLFPGKIDAFIEFQQERREQEERTNEAVLSKRKHLEAFIAKNKARASTATRARSKSKQLEKLEVIEIEGHEPTATIHPPTVEPRKGFALRCQGLAIGYPERTIANDIHLEIDHGWRAAIVGDNGQGKTTFLRTIVDSLKPIAGEVRWGYGCQIGTYAQHVYTSLPEDKTVLDYLEYNAAPGIKDQQILDMAGALLFRGEAVKKRIAVLSGGERARLCLAALLLSQYNILILDEPGNHLDVDTIEALADALLEYKGTVIFTSHDRHFMKRVATCIIEVRDAHVTNYRGDYESYLYSVNKEIEEGERDLAAGLSQAPKTAKTASARPSAPRRSEKEIRKAMKALERTIAALDDQKKEAHGRLMKSTDPGEAMKLHSEVETLSTQLADAENGWMQLQEEIDEL from the coding sequence ATGGCCGTATTGTTCCAAATCAAAGGCGCATCCAAGAGTTACGGCGATCAGGTTTTGCTCGACGACGCAAATGCGACCATTACGGATGACACCAAGGTGGGGTTTGTCGGCCGGAATGGAGCCGGCAAGAGTACGTTACTTCGTGTGCTTCTCGGTGAAGAAGAACTCGATAAAGGGGAGGTCATCCGCCATCCCCGCCTGCGGCTGGGGTATCTACGCCAGCACGACCCCTTCCTGCCTGGAGAATCGTCTCTCGATTTCCTCATGCGCGACAGCGGTCAACCCGACTGGAAGTGTGGCGAAGTCGCAGGGCGTTTTGAAGTAAAAAACGACTATCTTGAAGGACCCATCGCCAAACTTTCCGGCGGCTGGCAGACCCGTGTAAAACTAGCGGCATTACTGCTGCACGAACCCAACTTGCTGCTGCTCGATGAACCGACGAACTTTCTCGATCTGCGCACCCAGATCCTGCTCGAACATTTCCTCAAAGAGTACCGGGAAACCTGCCTGATTGTTTCCCACGATCGGGCGTTTCTCCACGCGACCTGCAATCAAACGCTCGACCTGACCCGTGGAAAGCTGACCCTGTTTCCCGGCAAGATCGATGCGTTTATCGAGTTCCAACAGGAACGCCGTGAACAAGAAGAACGCACCAATGAGGCCGTGCTGTCCAAGCGAAAGCATCTAGAAGCGTTCATCGCCAAGAACAAAGCCCGCGCCAGCACCGCCACGCGTGCGCGGTCCAAAAGCAAGCAGCTGGAAAAGCTCGAAGTCATTGAGATCGAGGGGCATGAACCCACGGCAACGATACATCCCCCCACCGTCGAACCTCGCAAAGGCTTTGCCCTTCGCTGCCAGGGACTTGCCATTGGATATCCCGAACGGACAATTGCGAACGACATCCATCTAGAAATCGATCATGGCTGGCGAGCCGCGATTGTCGGTGACAATGGTCAAGGAAAGACGACCTTTCTTCGCACCATCGTCGATTCGCTCAAGCCGATCGCGGGCGAGGTCCGCTGGGGCTATGGCTGTCAGATCGGAACGTACGCCCAGCACGTCTATACGAGCCTTCCTGAGGACAAGACCGTTCTCGACTACCTGGAATACAACGCGGCGCCTGGCATCAAAGATCAACAGATCCTCGACATGGCGGGCGCTCTGCTCTTTCGCGGCGAAGCGGTGAAGAAACGCATTGCCGTGCTTTCCGGCGGCGAGCGAGCAAGGCTTTGCCTGGCGGCCCTGCTGCTCAGCCAATACAACATTCTGATCCTCGACGAACCGGGAAACCATCTCGACGTCGACACGATCGAAGCACTCGCCGACGCCCTCCTGGAATACAAAGGTACGGTAATCTTTACCAGCCATGATCGCCATTTCATGAAGCGTGTCGCCACTTGTATTATCGAAGTACGAGACGCCCATGTGACCAATTATCGTGGCGATTACGAGTCCTATCTGTATTCCGTCAACAAAGAGATAGAAGAGGGAGAGCGAGACCTCGCCGCTGGCCTGAGCCAGGCGCCCAAAACGGCCAAAACAGCGTCTGCCCGCCCGTCGGCGCCTCGCCGTAGCGAAAAGGAGATTCGCAAGGCAATGAAAGCACTCGAGCGCACCATCGCCGCTCTCGATGATCAGAAAAAAGAGGCGCATGGCAGGCTGATGAAATCGACCGACCCAGGCGAAGCGATGAAATTGCACAGCGAAGTGGAGACCCTCTCCACCCAACTGGCGGACGCAGAGAACGGCTGGATGCAACTCCAGGAAGAGATTGACGAATTGTAG